From Cyprinus carpio isolate SPL01 chromosome A18, ASM1834038v1, whole genome shotgun sequence:
TACTTCAGCATCGCAAACGCttataataattaacataattattagaaataaatcatccaataattaaaaatatctcaTCATCACAAATGGAGATGTTAATCAAgatgtcaaaataataaaaaataaaatatttaatttttaattttataaatatattacatttagaaataaaatgtaaaaaatttaaatacatacatataaatgacaATTGAAGTAGATGGTGAATTTTACTGTCAAGCTCCAATATTACCATAAAaagcacaattaaaaacattataaaaataataaaattagagcatatgatttttgtattattttacaagtCTTCTATAATTCCAAAGAAACagtaacacattgaataaaaCGTGAAATTttgtacagtatacaaatttaCAGTGTAGTAAGTTCATGTTTGCTAATGCAATAATGTCATTAAATGTAAAGCATTACCATTAAATCAAACTTAAATATCAATCTGTTTAAATACAGCACTAaacccttaactgtcaccccccattttttttaaataggcatgaacgtgcactatccaaacttaagtTGTTgcaatttatgaacactttggtctctttttaaagaagaaaatcagaAGATTATTGCAAaagtggaataaaataaatatataaataaataaaatgaagtatcaaaaagttatagaagtttaaatttattgtaaagaaaatgcactatactaatttttattttatatatattaaatattttacataacatgttttactctaaaattggtataaaattaaagccttatgtcgaaataagttatgttccaaatttgaagttgatatgaaaaaaaaactattatttaggtgttataccacaaacagccaccgagTGTCATCCAAACTCCATtgaatatttttatgcatttttctgtcacaaatgtctaGATTTCTCTGTAAATATTACTCAAAATAACTACCAAATATGGAATTTCGAGACTctgacctttccaatgatatgttttttgtcaagattataaaaaggttggattctaaaagaccataatgtattttgtaatatgacacttgacactgcctaCTAAGGGGAAGGAGACAgccaaaagattttaaagtacaatttccatggtaacgcaatgtccaaTTTCAAAACGGTTGAATCTTGGGCTCCtgagctttcaaatgatatataatttatgatgattactaaaagatttgatagagaaaaaaaaaaaaagaggtcacAAAAGCAGGCTCATTAAAGCCGGTTTCATGCTCAGGGTTTCTCTTTTCAAAACCAGTCCTCCACTGGCCTTCCTGAAGCACACAGATGTGAACCGGAAGAAGTTTGTTGACCGAGCGAAGAGGATCGACACCGTCTCATGCGCCACCTTCCCTCTGGCCTTCCTCACCTTCAACATCTTCTACTGGATCACTTATAAGATCATCAGACACAAGAGCACCAGAAACACATGAAACACTGTGTGAACACTGTGGATAATCAACCGTCCCGCAGCATCTGAATATCTGACCAGCTTTTGATGAAAGACACTGTTTTACACGATTGTCTTTGTATATgcaatttttgaaaatattatttcagtaggtcactctcgacgtcatgtcggtgactgacgaattgggatatcgctttgatagaccaatctacttcgagtgtaaactaaacaaggcatgcaattattacatccagctgcagctgattcACCCGTCCCCCAGCCGCAGCACCCCAGCCTGCTCATCGCCGAGGGTGGCCCCCTGCGTCCGCCTCCGCTCCCACGCTGCATCTGCAGCAGCCTCCAGTAAGTGTCGCCGTGGAGCTGGtcataggcaggccgccccacccatcctggcccccgtcaaacctggcggtgagcggaagagcaagaggccccgagACGGCTGTCCCAGAAATGGAGGAAGCTGCTctttgggggatggtgaaggcacctctccctcccccggaggagggccgggtggagaatctggaaatgaGAGAGTGGTTTTccctatctctgggtcccaggaaggcacggagagttgcggacggcccaACACCGGagctcactcatcctcctccttcggcAGCAGAGGGCGTTGCACTGGACACTCAGTCCCCACTCCGGTCCGCTCACAAGctgcccgagttgggtccctgcgtTCCACCTCGTTGCCCCACTGTGGGTGTGGTGGTGGTTCCGTTGGTCCCGCTTGCACAGTTTCTGGGAGCCTTgctagcgctacccagcccgtctcgctggcttctgcggaccatcagcatcggctatgcgattcagtttttcccggcatccccccaagttcagtggcatctgcttcactacagtgaaggcagccgatgctcctgtcttgcgtgtggagatcgcagtcctactggcaaaGGATGCGATAGAACCGGTCCCttcagccgatatgaggacggggttttacagtccttacttcattgtacccaagaatgAATTGGGTTATTGCCAATCTTGGAACTGTGagtcttgaaccgggcccttcatcggttaccgttcaagatgttgacacagaaacgCATCTTCAGGTGCATCCGTCCCTATGGTAcctatggtaaccctcattccctgaaggagggaacggagacatcacgtCCCGTCACCTGCTCGgttcctcagcgaaaacctggtatgcattgcacctgctgcctttttatactcacgctgtgatcaggtgtagctggatgcaataattgcatgccaatgtgcattggctcgtttagtttacacttgaagtagattggtctatcgaagcgatatcctaatttgtcggtcactgacgtgacgtctccgttccctccttcagggaacgagggttaccatatgtaaccgagacgttcctcttgtctccgttccctccttcagggaacgagggttacatgaaaaacatattgcaactttaaaatcaaataaaaataaaattattcaattaaaaagcattttaattccATGTaaaaactgagagagaaaaaaaaatttattagatCTTTGGACTTtccttattaatttttatatatatatatatatctatatatatatatatatatatatatatatatatatatatatatatatatatatatatatatatatatatatattgtattatattatatttaccgATATGGAGCTTTTGAGCTTTACCTATGACTTGTAGGaattgttgaaatttttttttttttttgttgttttttttaataacacataaTAGTGAGGATCACAGATGAAAAGTGTATTTGGCTTTGGATCTTGATCACGTTGTCTCTCGTTACGGTACGGTATGATGTAGATTCATCTGTGTTTCTCACGGCTGTGACTCTTAATCAGTTGTGTTGAGTATCAAACTATTAAACGCTGCATATGCTGAACATCTTCATATTTCAGGTCTACTGAGCCAGTTATTGGGGATCAAATGATCATGATTAGGTAATGAAGATGATGTAATAACATGCACACTTAAAGCCACTTGTCAAgacatcacttgctctgcagtgaatgggtgccgtcagaatgagagtccaaacagctgataaaaacatcacaataatccacaagtaatccacagcactccagtccatcagttaacatctggagaagacaaaaggtaaaacacatccagcattaagacctttttaactaaaatacgagcctataatccataataacacttcctccagtgaaaaagtggttgttaaaatgtttataatattaaaatgcagccacatatttgtttagagctgtttaaacgctgcttgatctgaaATCTGTGCAGAttctacttgtggattattgtgatgtctttatcacctgtttggactctcattctgacggcacccattcactgcagagcatccattgctgagacactgatgcaatgctacatctCAAGAAGACAGCAATAAAAACACGACATCACACTCACCGTTACGGCTGatctcagacagactgatgaaGCGCCAGATGGACCGgtgctgatgctgatgctgatgctgatgctggTTTCTATGGTAACAGAGGCAGCGGCGAGGACAATTGAACTGAATGATTGTCAGCGggttttctgattgttttcagcTCTTGAGTGGTGGAAATGAAGCGCATGAGGAGTGTTATGAAATGTGCTGATTATTTGACAGAAATATCaacattaaatacagaaaatGATGACGTGTGATGCAATCAAACTGAAATCATGTATCTTAGTCAAAAGTAATGTTTTTCTTGTTCATCATTTGTTTAGATGTGTACAAAACTAGAAAACCAAATGTATCTCAATATTTGTAAACTACAGCCAGTTTCTGCCTCTCGAAGAGAAAATCGCAGTATTGATCAGATCAGCCGTATTCTTCTCCTATTTCAATCTAAGAATCATTTCTCCGAAGGTGCCTTGGCAAAAGCTTCTGATCTGCTGCTGAGAAGCTGTCGTTCCTcaggaaagtgtgtttttaacatCCACAAGAAACACAAGAGCATCACAACACTCACAGATGTGCTGCTGATTTCCCTCCAAAACGACATCACTTCCTGGAGGATGACACTATTAACCAACCGGCTTTTGTTGTTTAGAATTTGAATGTAAAGTGATATTagaacacagaaataaaatataaatcattaattgatttcatttcatagaaatagaaaaatattaatttttaacagaaaaaatatatatatataaattatcaattaattttttatttttaaagatttattattttaaagatttttgacaacaaaagcaatatttttgattgatttttaaaaatcttggaAATATACAAATAGTAAAATATTGGTTTGAATGAtttttaacaccaaaaaaaaaaaaaaaatacataaattgatttttaaaatctaagAAATGTCATACAAAtagtaaaatattcatttaaattattttttaacacaaaacataatatataaataattcattaaaaaatcttggaaatgacatacaaataaaatgttgatttaaaaaaaaaaattacagaaaaaatatataatttattgtttaaaaaaaaaactagaatttCATACTCTTTAATTAGTCAACTAAAACTTATTATAAAGTATGTTTCAgtaaaaatgttgattttcagATTGAcgtaaaatatatctataatttgatgttggattatttttatttttatttttctagtaaGACACGTACTgcaatatttttggttttatatacaactccaaaaatatatatttttacagtatctATCTgtagatatataaatagatataaaatgatttaaatatggtggtttaaattaaatattgtggtgtatataaacacattgttatgtatatatatatatatatatatatatatatatatatatatatatatatatatatgtatatatatagtttaaaataaatgaaacaaataaaatttggtgtaggatttactttgaaatactTTTCACTCATAAACTGCTAGTTTATTTCAAAAATTACAAAggaacagcaagtaacacatttaattaaatgtaacattctgAAGTAGAGagataaaatcatttatatatatatatatatatatatatatatatatatatatatatatatatatatatatacacacaaacatatatgaagagctcttttccaaaacgcgataaacgacaaattttaaaaaaatgagttCGTCATGCCATTGTGCTGTGTACTGAACCTATTCTCTGCTCCATCAATGTTTCATGCCAAATCGCTATATTTCCTTGTTTAAAATGTACTGCAAGATGCAGTTTCTTTCCAAACCGCTATAAGCGCCAAACCTGTTTTTAGCCTAAATGCGATATATCCTCTCGACCAATCAGAATTCGGCGAGCGTTCGACGCAATCTTGGCGGCGCTCTGAAGCGGGATTTTGTTGACGACTGGACAAAggaaatcacaaaaaacaacaaaagaagaaGCTTCGCCACTCAGGTGGCACGTTAATACCCCACTGTGGGATGTCAACACAAGGCTGGTGCGACCGGTTTCTGTCAGGCCGAGAAGCATCTCACACACTATGTGCTTAGTTTTATGTAAAGCGGAAAATGGTCCTACTGTTTACGAGTTTGACACTTTACTGAATGCCAGTGTATTACTGAATGACTTGCCTATGAATATCGTtatcattattagttttttttttcatgcatatgtAGTGGACAAATTGTTCTACTTGTTACAGGTTTGACACTTTACTTAAAACAAGACTTTGAATGTATTACTAAATAACTTGCCTATTGAATATTGTTATCATTACTATCATTACTTTTTACAggtaaatattaacaaaatgtatgggtgtaggtaaaaaaaaatgtcattttcatgaaaactattaaaatggatttatagcgttttggaaaagagctcctcatatatatatatatatattattgagatttttattatttatttttttttttatttttagtgtgtgtgtgtgtgtatatatatttattatatatatatatatatatatataatgttttacaaGTAATTACAAATGAACAGCAAGTAACATGAAATTTTGGTAGAAGGCAGAGAGGCTTTTTGCATCCAAgcgtttatttatatactgttatttatttttgttatttataacatACAAACAGTTACTGTAATTAAGAGACAAACGGTGATggagaacgtgtgtgtgtgtgtgtgtgtgtgtgtgtgtgtgtgtgtgtgtgtgtgtgtgtgtgtgtgtgtgtgtgagagtgtgtgtgagttttaaatgtgtgtgcatgtgtgtgttttaaaaacactgcagcCGCCAGTTACCCATCTCTGATTTACCTCAGTGAACAAACTGATCAAATTTATAATTTAACCtctataactgaaataaacaattattcattTAGTCTCATGTTgagcaaatatttaaattgtgataTGGATTGAATATTGGAGACATGATGAGTGTAAAAGATGAAAGCAGGTGGATCCAGAACTACAGGAGTAACATTTACTGACAATTGAACGATAAGATCCTCAGAGAGTCAAGAGTACAGAAGAAAggaaagagtgtgtgagtgaaggtggttgtgaatgtgtgtagatgtgtgttagtTACAGGATCAGAGAATGACACTGTTCCTCTGTCATAGTCCAGATACACTCTCACACGCTTAAGATCCTGTTTAACAGGAAAACCAAACAATCCATATGTCAAACTCCAGACATCAGTGATAAAGAAACCCCATCCCTTCCTCTGGTTTGATGCTGTAGTTACTCCAAGACTCCAGACTGAACTCTCTTTAACCTCCACATCCCAGCAGTGTGTTCCTGAGTTAAAAccctctgaacccagaacacaAGGATAAGagtcaaatctctctggattatcAGGAAGAGGTTGTTTGTTCCCACTGAGTCTCACACTGGTCAGATCATCAGACAGGATGAGAAGTGGATCTGCAGTGTTTGGATCCAGAATCACAGGAGCTGATGAGACACAATCAACAGCTGCTTTTATTCTGATGTTCATATAATGATCAAGAGTGAACAACACAcagattattatgaattatgaccagtgttcattttgacaggcatttctgatttagtcttagtctttatcttgagacgaaaatgcttaatattcttagtcacattttagtcatttgagtctttcatagttttagtcgacggaaagtcattgcatttttgtcaacttttagtcaaactgcagttaccaatatttattttggtagctattttatatgtagttttcaaacaaAACTAGTCATTAattctttttctctcttaaaGACCAAATCACATTAAAGCTAGgtatttgtagttttaaataatgctttaatgatttgatatttatttgccgccatCACGGATATAATGCTTCTCTGACGAGtcgcttcttcttcggcttttgtcgtggtactgcaggttataccagcaacatgcccgtggccACTGccgactagcggtttgcatgtgtactgcacgtcgacacggacatataaagtataaatgaaaactgacgcttagcctacggcgtaaaggctacggcataggtccgacgcagaagtataaatcagtcAGAGCTCAACAGTACCATAGCAGTACacgcatgccttccgtcttaaagcAGAGCAGTCTCAAATCTCCCCCTATGGCTCTCAATTAGAGCACGCTGCAGTTCCACCTTTCAACCACAAGTTTACGTTGCAAAATTGTGGGGCGCTGTTGAGCTCAGGCACCGTCTGCCCGCTTATATCATGTATACATGCCTGCTAAAGCCATGCGCgggatttaaatatatactgctTACTTTACGACTTAAAATAGTATcagaaatctgaaaaatatttgttacagAATGCTGAACACtgttacaatttattattttttcagtttatgttgTAGATGAATATAGACGAGCAGCGCCTgatcatatattagttttagcTTGTCAACATCTCGTCTTCATTGACGAAAATTAACATGATTATGACACTCGTGCTATGACAATAAAACACATCAGACATTCTCCTCTGATCACTGTCAGTGTttgttacagtaaatattttaaatttgccgatcaatcaaactgaactgagatctgctgtATCACTGTAACTGTAAATATCATGTGGACCAAAGTTGTTCTTCTCTTGTTTTCGGCTCATTTTGGTGTAGCAGCTCATCTGGTTATTCACACATAATGCTGAAATCTGTAAATATTCCCTCATGCGTCATTTccagtgtgtgtgtaacagcacATATTTTTCTCCAGACTCACTGTTTTGGATGTCCtgcatcttcttccagactctgaaggGCAGGTTGCCCAAGTAACGCGGCACATGAATCAAAGCTCCAGAAGGCGTCTGTGGATCCGGCTGTGATGAGATCTGGACTCTGGAAGAACATTCAGGATCAGAACTGCAGTGTTTTTGGATCAGAAGCAGAGAGAGCAGAGACAGCAGCAGATCACTCACCTTTCCATCGAGACTGGAAACTCCTgcagaacaaaaacacaccatTTATCATCAAGAactcaatcaatcatcaatcaatcaatcaatggatGATCTGAAATCAGACCTTCAGAAAGCAGACGTCATTGGCTTTCATCATCTCCTCCGTGtctttgattgtgtgtgaaagagttGAGATGTGTCTGTtcatctcctccagcttctccttcatcatctgcttcttctgctcctcttcctctctcagtgcagtgattgtagcttcttcttcatctctgagaaactgatgaagcttctcaaactgctgtttaatctgATGCTCTGTGTGCTCAGCTTGAGACTGAAATCAAATCACATTCACTTCAATCATCTCCATCAACACATCACATCAACACATCACATCATTCAGATCCCAGAGAAACTCAGACACCGACATATAACAGATCCAGAAGCAGACTGCTGCTcgtcatttacaaaaataatcaactggaatcattatattaaatataacaaatcatAATTGTGTTTAGTGATGCTACAGCTGTACTGAAAATGACTCTTGATTCTGTTTCCTCACCTTGATGTGTTCAACTGTTTTCTCAAACTCttctttaatgttttcattgtgttgaaGTTTCTTCTGTAAGGACTTCAGTGATTTATTGAGCTCCTCCTAGAattggataaaataaaaatacataaaacaccagATTACAGTGAAGAGAAGAGAATACAGTGATCATACAGTGTTTTTTGTGTATATCTCACACTAAATTGTTTCAGaaattaaaagtaaacataaatcaaacacaacctgagtaaatacaaaatacacttttttaacAGTATGAATTTGATCACTTACCCAGTGACTACACTTTagtacacaaacacagaacaaatCAGATCAGAGTTTATGAAGTTGAGTAAAACAGCAGAGAGAAATACTGAGTGCATGAATGTGATGATATCTGTGTTTATAACTAATTGTTCTTTACATATGAAACAAGAGACATTTGTCCTACCTTATATGAAGGAACAACTTCACTGATGGGTCTGAATGTGTGACTGACGTGTTTCTGTGAAGTAACGCACACTACACACGCAGCctgtttgtcctccagacagaagagtttgagtttctcactgtgtaaactgcagatctcCTCAGATCCTGATGAACGCCTCTCATTTCTCTCCTTCAGGATCGACTCACACAAGTTTTGTAATGCCAGATTTAATGGAAGATTTTCTTTTGAGGATCTTCTCCTGCAGACAGGACACTCCTGAGTTTTCTTGGTTCTCCAGAACTGTTGAAGACACTCTTTACAGACACTGTGACTACATGATAAAATAACAGGAGTCTTGAAGATTTCACAGCACACGGGACAATTATAGTCATATTCAGCTGATGAAGCCATTTTCACTGTTTGAGCTCCAGCAACCtaaactttactttcactttctgagCGACGGTTTCAAACATGAATAACCTCGAGAATCACAAAAATCTGCTGTCTGTTCAGAAATACACTTCTTCAAAGTCTTTCTCTTCGTTGTCCACTGATGGCTGATTCTTGTTTGCTTTTGTCAAAGAGAAGAAAATCGGTGACAGAAAGGAGAAATAATAAGTCAGTGTCTTCCTGGTAAGTGTTGTAAGAGGGTGGAGTTTCTGATCAGCTTTGTGTGTTTAAACAGGTCTGACGACAACAGGATTTCTTCAGgttacatttcaataaaatgcattcaaaagaaACTTGCATTGAAACTTTCTTAtgtcagtccctccaggatttcacaaatttttttttttttgatttttgtgatttttgcgatcaaaatgactgattttgctgcagcttttctcaaaatttgcgatGATATTTGTGGCATTTCTTAtcgttttgcagtgaaaatataccacagacattTTCCAGACAacacactgttatgacttttctgacttcgagaaccactgtaggtctccagactaatgtttgaggacaccagcaccagtgccattaagttctacagaaggtggcaccagcacctgacagtaaagcacttaccctaatcacacatgtacatctcggagacatctaatgtctgcatttacatatgcaagatgtattttaaGAGTGCCTGttcatctgcaatatgtctctaagatgtttcctgtcagatgtcaaatagacatttattagaatgcatgtaaaactgcttctgagacctTTATCagtgtacacagcagatgattcccagatctttagcagacgtcttacagatgtaataaatatattacatctgataaaatgtacttttattactgtcattcataatgtctaaatataatttaatgaatacaaaaatatataggctatattagggattggaaatggcctataagtacttctctgcagccatctactagtggtcatttaatatctttttttatttttaaataagtgtttgctttcctacattataaaacttttagttttatacatgggggaaacctattaaggatgaacaaatatcgtcacattaaaaataactttcaaattcggtaatacttaaagcactgaagtgctgggaaaagttgtgtgaagcatttaaaaacactcgaaaacattagaccatttctgccacaagttgttcctgttgttttactgttaaatccatggtaaatggtagagattttgtgtttattgaacaatgtttttcctggtttccacatcagtggcatTTGTTCTTAtatcagctttaacagaattcttcgctgaatttgaatgcttctcacaagatttcacagagatgttattgattctgtgagatattcgactgctttcttcacactgtatctcccagcgctgtgtataacGGTGTCGCGTGATCGAGATCAGCCCACGGCTCCGGCTAGAGCAGATAAACGGTCTGCGCAGCCCGAACTAGTAACGCGGATTTGTTCCGCTTTCGGTttgtttatccaatgtagctcttgtaaatcggtcatgatgagaacgcaaggcctttctttgactgaatgcacaTTGCGATGACGTCACGGGACGCTTCTAAGCCCAAATTATGCGGAAAATTTGTGCCAATTATGAAAATTTGCGATCTTTTTTTTGCGAAAAATTGCgtagtttgcttgattttgctgTAAATTCAGCGATCGCAAAATCGCGtaatcctggagggactgttaAGTATAATGCTagaaaatgtctcaggttatttatgtaaccatggttccctgagtagggaacgcgacactgcgtcctctaggggtcgctatggggaatgcctcctcgtgacctgtgtctgaagcatacattgaaaaacacgTTGGGTAGAactcaaggcttggaatcaagaatagattcctttaaagggatgcGTCCAAGAGCCTAGCATCATACTAAGTCttggcctgtcacacaggggctaccgcttgctcttgcataagcttgctgaagggaCTGTCTTaacagatccctagtagcaacaccctgtttaaatAATATcctgaggatacataggtggagtggcgcccaagatgaactgGGCTTACCAGCTCAAGAGAGGTCATGAAGCAACCGcgtgaagccctcaccatataggatcttagaaaagaacgcagagtactagcgtgcgaacttactacagtgtggattttagaaagtgcgcaaagacttCACGTTCACACtcaccataacatggattttaagATACCCTACTAAAGGgcctctcgtggcactctgaaagAGCAGTTCATAGATGGAATGGTACATCCCCAAAAccaatatgtttgagagtcatcaactcgatctatgATATAAAGCTGGAGTGGCTAGTAGTAAATATCTAGCTGAGGGGAGGGGCAAACACCCAGCACTCAAATGAATATACTCAAGTATCAGTCTGATCCAGACGAAAGCGCTGATGccttgtctggatcacatcccttaggccTTGCCTACCTTCCTTTGAACCGCGATTCCTCCTGCCCctacccgcaggtgggggaggagcacgAGCtgtgacactagccttctgtgcctgtctctgatcctcagaccgagtcggaccaggacccctatgttgttcaggctcagacctggaccttcgtggaatgaaggatttgaaGGCCGCTGAGCACGCCTttgcctccctgaacttctcgaccacCGTCTCGATGGAGGTACCGAAAAGTTCGGAAGGCGAAACcagagcatcgagaagaaagcccctttctttcttcccgatatctgccaggttcacccacagatgtctctccattACTA
This genomic window contains:
- the LOC109067488 gene encoding E3 ubiquitin-protein ligase TRIM39-like; this translates as MASSAEYDYNCPVCCEIFKTPVILSCSHSVCKECLQQFWRTKKTQECPVCRRRSSKENLPLNLALQNLCESILKERNERRSSGSEEICSLHSEKLKLFCLEDKQAACVVCVTSQKHVSHTFRPISEVVPSYKEELNKSLKSLQKKLQHNENIKEEFEKTVEHIKSQAEHTEHQIKQQFEKLHQFLRDEEEATITALREEEEQKKQMMKEKLEEMNRHISTLSHTIKDTEEMMKANDVCFLKEFPVSMERVQISSQPDPQTPSGALIHVPRYLGNLPFRVWKKMQDIQNTPVILDPNTADPLLILSDDLTSVRLSGNKQPLPDNPERFDSYPCVLGSEGFNSGTHCWDVEVKESSVWSLGVTTASNQRKGWGFFITDVWSLTYGLFGFPVKQDLKRVRVYLDYDRGTVSFSDPVTNTHLHTFTTTFTHTLFPFFCTLDSLRILSFNCQ